Proteins encoded together in one Rhizobacter sp. J219 window:
- a CDS encoding toxic anion resistance protein has translation MPNFQLTPPEVITPVPAEATRTAVPLKPEVAKAVDDQVMRFIDALMSEDVHSAEFKHKLDSAFALGREEISNAAGLMQGRFLQRNFIGAEETAAYKAIADIRGHLDKLNPGNEGDLLAPNKLLGFIPFGNKLKAYFRKFESAGSQLQKSMSQLYEARDDVQKDIVDIEATRTKLWEAMQKLAAAAQFATSLDARLAERVQSLKATDPQRANALEQEVLFYARQNLADILTQQAVCVNGYLALDVLKKTGREMMNGCSRVATTGMSALAVAQTVARATGNQVQVMEMLQGVNTTIGNLITETGRQLNSHVDKTAEFASNPMLGIDKIKEMFDQTYKAMDAMDTFRSKAIAAMGQNNTIMAGELAKSQQYIDRVRQQQAREAGQAQIQGPVSL, from the coding sequence GTGCCCAACTTCCAGCTCACCCCGCCCGAGGTCATCACGCCCGTGCCGGCCGAGGCCACGCGCACCGCGGTGCCGCTCAAGCCCGAGGTGGCCAAGGCGGTCGACGACCAGGTGATGCGCTTCATCGACGCCCTCATGAGCGAAGACGTGCACAGCGCCGAGTTCAAGCACAAGCTCGACAGCGCCTTCGCGCTCGGTCGCGAGGAGATCTCGAATGCGGCCGGCCTGATGCAGGGCCGCTTCCTGCAGCGCAACTTCATCGGCGCCGAGGAGACTGCCGCCTACAAGGCGATTGCCGACATCCGCGGTCACCTCGACAAGCTCAACCCCGGCAACGAAGGCGACCTGCTCGCGCCCAACAAGCTCTTGGGCTTCATCCCCTTCGGCAACAAACTCAAGGCCTATTTCCGCAAGTTCGAGAGCGCGGGCAGCCAGTTGCAGAAGTCGATGAGCCAGCTCTACGAAGCGCGCGACGATGTGCAGAAAGACATCGTCGACATCGAAGCCACCCGCACCAAGCTGTGGGAGGCGATGCAGAAGCTGGCCGCTGCCGCGCAGTTCGCGACCAGCCTCGATGCGCGCCTGGCCGAGCGGGTGCAATCGCTGAAGGCCACCGACCCGCAGCGCGCCAACGCACTCGAACAGGAAGTGCTCTTCTACGCCCGCCAGAACCTGGCCGACATCCTGACGCAACAGGCGGTGTGCGTGAACGGCTACCTCGCGCTCGACGTGCTGAAGAAGACCGGCCGCGAAATGATGAACGGCTGCAGCCGCGTCGCCACCACCGGCATGAGCGCGCTGGCCGTGGCCCAGACGGTGGCGCGTGCGACCGGCAATCAGGTGCAGGTGATGGAGATGCTGCAGGGCGTGAACACGACCATCGGCAACCTCATCACCGAGACGGGCCGCCAGCTCAACAGCCACGTCGACAAGACCGCCGAGTTCGCGAGCAACCCCATGCTCGGCATCGACAAGATCAAGGAGATGTTCGACCAGACCTACAAGGCGATGGACGCGATGGACACCTTCCGCTCCAAGGCGATTGCGGCGATGGGGCAGAACAACACCATCATGGCCGGCGAGCTGGCCAAGAGCCAGCAGTACATCGACCGCGTGCGCCAGCAGCAGGCCCGCGAGGCCGGGCAGGCGCAGATCCAGGGGCCGGTCTCGCTGTAA
- a CDS encoding substrate-binding and VWA domain-containing protein — MKRILGGSLLSLVLAVLSLTACDKKDSADAPKAADSSKPVFTVLATTDLKDAQPLEEMVEKATSVRLRFVWGGTMESTEAVLSGSTPAHAAWFANAKYLLSDPQGQARVKLQEKIMLSPIAVGLNQTAAKQLGWDDPATAAKVGWREITQAASQGKLRYALSNPATSNQGFMALMGVVAAASQKSEALTAADVNRAAIAGFLKGYKLPGDNSTYLTEKFLEQQGNNPSQVNAFINYESWLLSLNNGSKLREKLVLVYPHEGVATADYPFMLLKDDRRDDYLKVVAYLKGADAQKWLARQTLRRPINAEVAAIVADLLPKEGMRIELPFSPDRALADGLIDAYLNEFRRPIASTFVLDTSGSMDGHGRRAQLIQALHYVAGADSSLTGRLAKLTNREKVWMLPFSDQPWRMTYFEIPTGRPQAKGVQVQEDSEAKQAVLAEVRAYADGLRMTGGTALYDSVLAALKHMLEQKQKNPNYQYSVVAFTDGENTKGRSLEQFQQAYAALPEDVRGIPVFMVLFGEAKEADLKALVQTTGGKVFDARKTPLYAVFKDIRAYQ, encoded by the coding sequence ATGAAAAGAATCCTGGGAGGCTCTCTTTTGTCGCTCGTGCTGGCGGTGCTGTCGCTGACCGCCTGCGACAAGAAAGACTCTGCCGATGCACCCAAGGCGGCCGACAGCAGCAAGCCGGTCTTCACCGTGCTCGCCACGACCGACCTGAAAGATGCGCAGCCGCTGGAAGAGATGGTCGAGAAGGCGACCAGCGTTCGCCTGCGCTTTGTCTGGGGCGGCACGATGGAAAGCACCGAGGCCGTGCTGAGCGGCTCGACCCCCGCGCACGCCGCCTGGTTCGCCAACGCCAAGTACCTGCTGAGCGACCCGCAGGGCCAGGCCCGCGTGAAGCTGCAAGAAAAGATCATGCTGTCGCCCATTGCCGTCGGCCTCAACCAGACCGCGGCCAAGCAGCTCGGCTGGGACGACCCAGCCACCGCCGCGAAAGTCGGCTGGCGCGAAATCACGCAGGCGGCCTCGCAGGGCAAGCTGCGCTACGCGCTGTCGAACCCCGCCACCTCGAATCAGGGCTTCATGGCGCTGATGGGTGTGGTGGCCGCGGCCAGCCAGAAGTCCGAAGCGCTCACCGCTGCCGACGTGAACCGTGCCGCCATTGCGGGTTTCCTCAAGGGCTACAAGCTGCCCGGCGACAACTCCACCTACCTCACCGAGAAGTTCCTCGAACAGCAAGGCAACAACCCGTCGCAGGTCAACGCTTTCATCAACTACGAGAGCTGGCTGCTCTCGCTCAACAACGGCAGCAAGCTGCGCGAGAAGCTGGTGCTGGTCTACCCGCACGAGGGCGTGGCGACCGCCGACTACCCCTTCATGCTGCTGAAGGACGATCGCCGCGACGATTACCTGAAGGTCGTGGCCTACCTCAAGGGCGCCGACGCGCAGAAATGGCTGGCCCGCCAGACCCTGCGCCGCCCGATCAACGCCGAGGTGGCGGCAATCGTGGCCGACCTGCTGCCGAAGGAGGGCATGCGCATCGAGCTGCCGTTCTCGCCCGACCGCGCCCTGGCCGATGGCCTGATCGACGCCTACTTGAACGAATTCCGCCGCCCGATCGCCAGCACCTTCGTGCTCGACACCAGCGGCAGCATGGACGGCCACGGCCGCCGTGCGCAGCTCATCCAGGCGCTGCACTACGTGGCCGGCGCGGACAGCTCGCTCACCGGGCGGCTCGCCAAGCTCACCAACCGCGAGAAGGTGTGGATGCTGCCCTTCAGCGACCAGCCCTGGCGCATGACCTACTTCGAGATCCCCACCGGCCGCCCGCAGGCGAAGGGCGTGCAGGTGCAGGAGGATTCCGAGGCCAAGCAGGCGGTGCTGGCCGAGGTGCGTGCCTATGCCGACGGCTTGCGCATGACCGGCGGCACCGCGCTCTACGACAGCGTGCTGGCCGCGCTCAAGCACATGCTGGAGCAGAAGCAGAAGAACCCGAACTACCAGTACTCGGTGGTGGCATTCACCGACGGCGAAAACACCAAGGGCCGAAGCCTCGAACAGTTCCAGCAGGCGTATGCCGCGCTGCCGGAAGACGTGCGCGGCATCCCGGTCTTCATGGTGCTCTTCGGCGAGGCGAAGGAGGCTGACCTGAAAGCGCTCGTCCAGACCACCGGCGGCAAGGTCTTCGATGCGCGCAAGACGCCGCTCTATGCGGTGTTCAAGGACATCCGCGCCTACCAGTGA
- a CDS encoding molybdopterin cofactor-binding domain-containing protein: MVAAVAEVVISAERIRVTGLWCSHDCGAMVDPRSVRAQVEGNLVWSLSLVLFDQLTAPEARAAQTGFADYALPRITDMPVLDIDLVASDKPPSGAGEAAIVAGAGAIYNAIAAATEKQPSRLPITPADLA; encoded by the coding sequence GTGGTCGCCGCCGTCGCCGAGGTGGTGATCAGCGCAGAGCGCATCCGCGTCACGGGCCTGTGGTGCAGCCACGATTGCGGCGCGATGGTCGATCCCCGCAGCGTGCGCGCGCAGGTCGAGGGCAACCTCGTGTGGAGCTTGAGCCTCGTGCTCTTCGACCAGCTCACGGCCCCCGAGGCCCGCGCTGCGCAGACCGGCTTCGCCGACTACGCCTTGCCCCGCATCACCGACATGCCCGTGCTCGACATCGACCTCGTTGCGAGCGACAAGCCGCCGAGCGGTGCCGGCGAAGCGGCCATCGTGGCGGGGGCCGGTGCCATCTACAACGCCATCGCGGCGGCCACCGAGAAGCAACCAAGCCGCCTGCCGATCACCCCAGCCGACCTTGCCTAA
- a CDS encoding D-isomer specific 2-hydroxyacid dehydrogenase family protein, which translates to MQWLADRHSVRYAPELARDLREFRQSLYNVRALILPSFVALDGAALHYAPVLRAIGRVSGGAENVDLEACSRAGVEVVRSATATAQAEAEFMIGAMLSLLRRVPVEGADGMLVGRELGACTVGLIGMPPAAKAMAQMLSGFGSRMVGYDPSLHASDNVFERWRVTPLGLRELLETSDAVCVQLNYFSRYQGLLGERFLPYCKPNQVMVSISHSGVFNERALADVLISGRLSACWLDSLEPGALDDGRPLKGMDTLQVTPRVASTTRESRLRSSWAVARRIDELLQATPPAPREFRTTDPGVPTDLAAAQEQP; encoded by the coding sequence ATGCAGTGGCTGGCAGATCGGCATTCGGTGCGCTATGCCCCTGAGCTGGCGCGCGATCTTCGTGAATTCCGGCAGTCGCTCTACAACGTCCGTGCGCTGATCCTTCCATCGTTCGTCGCGCTGGATGGCGCCGCGCTGCACTACGCGCCGGTGCTTCGCGCGATCGGCCGCGTGAGCGGCGGTGCCGAGAACGTCGACCTCGAAGCCTGCTCGCGTGCCGGTGTGGAAGTGGTGCGCAGTGCCACCGCCACCGCCCAGGCCGAGGCCGAGTTCATGATCGGCGCGATGCTCTCGCTGCTGCGCCGCGTGCCGGTGGAAGGGGCCGACGGCATGCTCGTCGGCCGTGAACTTGGCGCCTGCACCGTGGGCCTGATCGGCATGCCGCCGGCAGCGAAGGCGATGGCGCAGATGCTCTCGGGTTTCGGCTCGCGCATGGTGGGCTACGACCCCTCGCTGCATGCGAGCGACAACGTGTTCGAGCGCTGGCGTGTCACGCCGCTGGGCCTGCGCGAGCTGCTGGAGACGAGCGATGCGGTCTGCGTGCAGCTCAACTACTTCAGCCGCTACCAGGGCCTGCTGGGCGAGCGGTTCCTGCCCTACTGCAAGCCCAACCAGGTGATGGTGAGCATCTCGCACTCGGGCGTATTCAACGAGCGCGCGCTTGCCGATGTGCTGATCAGCGGTCGTCTCTCTGCCTGCTGGCTCGACAGCCTGGAGCCCGGGGCGCTCGACGACGGCCGCCCGCTCAAGGGCATGGACACGCTGCAGGTCACGCCGCGTGTGGCGAGCACCACGCGCGAGTCGCGCCTGCGCAGCTCGTGGGCCGTGGCCCGGCGCATCGACGAGCTGCTGCAGGCGACGCCGCCGGCGCCGCGCGAGTTCAGGACGACGGACCCAGGCGTCCCAACTGATCTCGCAGCCGCTCAAGAGCAGCCGTGA
- a CDS encoding GMP reductase, which yields MEIFDYDNILLLPRKCRVESRSECDPSMPFGRHTFKLPVVPANMKTVIDEPISEWLAANGYFYVMHRFDIDNLAYAKRMRDKGLYVSISSGVKAEDFKVIDRLAAEGVGADYITIDIAHGHAESVRKAIEHIKQKLPDTFVIAGNVATPEAVIDLENWGADATKVGVGPGKVCITKLKTGFGTGGWQLSALKWCARVATKPIIADGGIRDHGDIAKSVRFGAAMVMIGSLFAGHEESPGKTVEVDGKLFKEYYGSASDFNKGEYKHVEGKRILEPIKGKLADTLREMREDVQSSISYAGGTKLADIRKVNYVILGGDNAGEHLLM from the coding sequence ATGGAAATCTTCGACTACGACAACATCCTCTTGCTGCCGCGCAAATGCCGCGTGGAGAGCCGTTCCGAGTGTGACCCGTCCATGCCGTTCGGTCGGCACACCTTCAAGCTGCCGGTCGTGCCGGCCAACATGAAAACGGTGATCGACGAGCCCATCTCGGAATGGCTCGCCGCCAACGGCTACTTCTACGTGATGCACCGCTTCGACATCGACAACCTCGCCTATGCGAAGCGCATGCGCGACAAGGGCCTGTACGTGTCGATCAGCTCGGGCGTGAAGGCCGAGGACTTCAAGGTCATCGACCGCCTGGCCGCGGAGGGCGTGGGCGCCGACTACATCACCATCGACATCGCACACGGCCATGCCGAGAGCGTGCGCAAGGCCATCGAGCACATCAAGCAGAAGCTGCCCGACACCTTCGTGATCGCCGGCAACGTGGCCACACCCGAAGCGGTGATCGACCTGGAGAACTGGGGCGCCGACGCGACCAAGGTGGGCGTGGGCCCGGGCAAGGTGTGCATCACCAAGCTCAAGACGGGCTTCGGCACCGGCGGCTGGCAGCTGAGCGCGCTCAAGTGGTGTGCGCGTGTGGCCACCAAGCCCATCATTGCCGACGGCGGCATCCGCGACCACGGCGACATCGCCAAGAGCGTGCGCTTCGGCGCGGCGATGGTGATGATCGGCTCGCTCTTCGCCGGGCACGAAGAGTCGCCGGGCAAGACGGTCGAAGTCGACGGCAAGCTCTTCAAGGAGTACTACGGCTCGGCCAGCGACTTCAACAAGGGCGAGTACAAGCACGTGGAAGGCAAGCGCATCCTGGAGCCCATCAAGGGCAAGCTTGCCGACACGCTGCGCGAGATGCGCGAAGACGTGCAGAGCTCCATCAGCTATGCCGGCGGCACCAAGCTCGCCGACATCCGCAAGGTCAACTACGTGATCCTCGGCGGCGACAACGCCGGCGAGCACCTGCTGATGTAA
- a CDS encoding DUF4397 domain-containing protein, whose translation MRLPIRFAATAGVMTALLAACGGGSSQSDTNGSTGQVRLLNATDSPVDLYREEAKLGASVPSGSAGSYTALPATGHFLQTRRPAATGTLTGGGYLVDPGRRYTLVAYRTGNADGAAYIDESAEAPILAAAKLRVFNTSGETGPVDVYITPASQNMGMAPRVFTGISAPTFSAFTQLPAGNYRIRVTAADDPAGIRLDLPSVALSNAEVYTLVLTRTPGGVLTHGLLHRHQASLLALGNTSARVRVVASMTSQGTQVSARLGGTTHTLVSPQIGTYQQVPAGVSSIEVRMNGGPVVARTVNVVAGHDLTLVLMGSPNAPALSVIEDDNALPVSTTATKLRLVNGLNDLASPLTLIRDHTVIGSSDVPPGAASITSHLSAAAPSYEVWAQGSTQALLTGPLVLEGNRVYTLFVLGDRAGNFGGELIADR comes from the coding sequence ATGAGACTTCCGATTCGATTTGCAGCAACGGCCGGCGTGATGACGGCATTGTTGGCCGCCTGCGGGGGCGGCTCGTCGCAAAGCGATACCAATGGCTCAACCGGGCAGGTTCGGCTCCTCAATGCCACTGATTCGCCGGTCGATCTCTACCGTGAGGAGGCAAAGCTGGGCGCCTCGGTTCCCTCCGGAAGCGCAGGGAGCTACACGGCACTTCCGGCGACAGGCCACTTTCTCCAGACCCGTCGGCCAGCCGCCACGGGCACGCTGACAGGAGGCGGCTACCTCGTCGATCCCGGGCGCCGCTACACGCTGGTGGCCTACCGCACGGGAAATGCCGACGGAGCAGCCTATATCGACGAATCCGCAGAAGCGCCCATACTCGCCGCGGCCAAGCTGCGGGTGTTCAACACCTCCGGTGAAACCGGGCCTGTCGATGTCTACATCACACCAGCCTCGCAGAACATGGGCATGGCGCCGCGCGTGTTCACCGGCATCTCGGCGCCAACGTTCAGCGCGTTCACACAACTGCCAGCGGGCAACTACCGTATCCGCGTGACCGCCGCCGACGATCCAGCCGGCATCCGGCTTGACCTTCCTTCGGTCGCCCTCAGCAACGCAGAGGTGTACACGCTGGTCTTGACGCGCACCCCAGGCGGCGTCCTCACGCACGGCCTGCTGCACCGACACCAGGCGTCCCTGCTGGCACTCGGAAACACCTCAGCCCGCGTGCGGGTCGTGGCAAGCATGACGTCGCAAGGCACGCAGGTGTCGGCCCGTCTTGGCGGGACCACCCACACGCTGGTCTCACCGCAGATCGGCACCTACCAGCAGGTCCCAGCAGGCGTTTCGAGCATTGAGGTTCGGATGAACGGCGGGCCCGTGGTCGCCCGCACGGTAAACGTCGTGGCAGGTCACGATCTGACGCTGGTGTTGATGGGCTCGCCAAATGCTCCCGCACTGTCGGTGATCGAAGACGACAACGCATTGCCCGTGAGCACGACAGCAACAAAGCTAAGGCTCGTCAACGGGTTGAACGACCTGGCAAGCCCCCTCACGCTGATCCGCGATCACACCGTCATTGGCAGTTCAGACGTTCCACCAGGAGCAGCCTCCATCACGAGCCATCTGAGCGCCGCGGCACCTAGCTATGAGGTGTGGGCGCAAGGTTCGACGCAGGCTCTGCTGACAGGGCCGCTGGTGCTCGAGGGCAATCGGGTCTACACGTTGTTCGTGCTCGGCGATCGGGCCGGCAACTTCGGCGGAGAGCTGATCGCCGACCGATAG